Within the Flavobacterium sp. N502536 genome, the region TACACTGATGACAAGTCTCGAACGCATGAAAAAGTAGGATACTTATATATCGGTAAATAATAATTAAACCAAAAAGGGCTCAGTCAAACAAAGCTGAGCCCTTCTTAAAAGAAAGGACATGAGAAAATTATTTTTATTTTGTATAATTTATTCCACAATTGGATTTGCACAGCAAGATTCACAGTTTACCCAATACATGTACAATACGCTTACTATAAACCCGGCTTATGCTGGTTCAAGAGGGACAACGAGTATCTTCGGATTGTACCGTACCCAATGGATTGGACTTGAAGGAGCACCCAAAACAGGCAGTTTTTCGGTACATACACCGCTGAACAATAGTAAGTTGGGAATGGGGGTTTCGTTGGTAAACGATAAAATAGGGCCAACGGATGAAACTACATTATCGGCCGATATATCGTATACAGTACCCACATCGGCCACCTTTAATCTTTCTTTTGGGATTAGGGGAACAGGCAATTTGTTCAGTTTGGACCCCAATAAATTAAATCCCGAACGACAGGGAGATCCACAGTTTCAAAATTTAGAAAGTGTGTTTTCACCCAATATAGGAGCCGGTTTATATTGGTATTCCGATAAGGCTTACATTGGTTTGTCGATCCCTGCTTTTATCGAAACCAATCGATACAACGATAACAATGTATCTATTTACAAGGATAAAATATGTTACTATTTTATAGGCGGTTACGTATTTGATTTGTCTCCTTCAATTAAATTTAAACCCGCAGTACTGACCAAAATGAGCGCAGGGGCCTCCTTGCAGGTAGATCTTTCGGCAAACTTTATGTACAACGAGAAGTTTGTACTTGGAGCGGCCTATCGAACAAATGCTGCCGTAAGTGCTCTGGCCGGGTTTCAAATTACAGAAGGCCTGTTCGTAGGATATGCATACGATTTTGACACCACTGCTTTGCGCAATTACAATTCAGGTTCACACGAGATATTCCTGCGATTTGAATTGTTCAAAAATCAAAAATCAATAATGTCGCCCAGATTTTTCTAGACGGATACTAATAAAAAACGGAGGTAGTAACACCTCCGTTTTTTTTATAGCATGCCGACTAAGAATTATTTTAAAACGGTGTGGATAAAGTCCATGGCGCCAATTCCTTTGTAAGAGGCATAAAGGGCTTTGTCAAAAGCTTCCCGCTTTGCTTTTTTATCTTTCGATTCCGTTTCAACAATCATTTCATTGAAAATTCGCTCCTGTTCTTCACTATATTTTAAAGAAGCTTCCAGAAGATACGTTTTAGAAACAAACCCGAATGACTCCCAGATCTTATTCCTGATTTTTTCATTTATATTTTTTAACGGATTGTTACTCATATCTCCTGCATTAGTGTTCTACGTTTCCTGTTGGATTAAAAAGGGTAAACAGGGTGTTGGTTTACAGTGTGTTTCTGATTTTTTGTTCAAAAACGAACAAAACACGTTTCAAATGTGTTATTATGACGCAATGTAATTATTTTTTTTAACTCCATTTTTATTTTAAGCAAAAATTGTGATAATTACAGGGGTTGTCTTTTACGGAAATCCGTAATATAACAAAAACTCAGTTGTCTAAAAAGGCTTCGGATTTATAAAAATGCATTAAATTGCAAGGACTATTAAAGAACTTGCTGATTTAAGAAATACCGGATGCCGAAAAAAATAATAGAAAATAGCGAAAATTATCAACCCGGACTTTCGATTGACTGTGTCATTTTTGGATTTCATGACAATCAGCTTAAAGTTTTACTCATCAAAACTTCTTTTGATGACAAATGGTCTTTGCCCGGAGGATTTATACCCCTTGAGGAGGATATTGACACCGCAGCAGTTACCGTTTTAAAAGAACGCACCGGAATGCAGGGGATTTTTTTAAGGCAGTTTGCGACTTTTGGCCGTGTAAATCGATACGATCAGGATTTTGGGAATGCGGTACTGGATCATTATGATATTCCGAGAGAAGAGGGAAAATGGCTCCTCCAGCGTTTTATAACCATTGGATATTATGCTTTGATTGATTTTTTGAAAGCAGTGCCTCAAAAAGAAAACAGTCAGGAAATTATAGAATGGATTGATCACAAAGAAGTTCCCGAACTCATTTTAGATCACAGAGAGATTCTCGATAAAGCGTTGACTACCCTTAGGATTGAGCTGAATTTAATGCCGGTTGGTTATAATCTGTTACCTGAAAAATTCACCATTCCGCAGCTTCAAAAGCTGTATGAAACCATTTTGGATCGAAAATTAGACAGACGAAACTTTCTGCGCAAAATCACCAACATCGGGATTCTGAAAAAACTGGACGAAAAGAAAAGCAACGTTGCACACAAAGCGCCGAACTTGTATACTTTTGATACCGATAAATACAAGGAAGTCCTTAAAAACGGGTTGAATCAGGGGTGGTAAGAGAGGGGACTTCATCAATTTTAAGCAATAGAATCTTAAAAAAAAGAGTTACATATGGTTACAATTGAAACATTCAGAACCCTTGCATTGTCCTTTCCGGATGCAACAGAAGAACCTCATTTTGAGAAAACATCTTTTCGTATCAGCA harbors:
- a CDS encoding type IX secretion system membrane protein PorP/SprF, with translation MRKLFLFCIIYSTIGFAQQDSQFTQYMYNTLTINPAYAGSRGTTSIFGLYRTQWIGLEGAPKTGSFSVHTPLNNSKLGMGVSLVNDKIGPTDETTLSADISYTVPTSATFNLSFGIRGTGNLFSLDPNKLNPERQGDPQFQNLESVFSPNIGAGLYWYSDKAYIGLSIPAFIETNRYNDNNVSIYKDKICYYFIGGYVFDLSPSIKFKPAVLTKMSAGASLQVDLSANFMYNEKFVLGAAYRTNAAVSALAGFQITEGLFVGYAYDFDTTALRNYNSGSHEIFLRFELFKNQKSIMSPRFF
- a CDS encoding NUDIX hydrolase, yielding MPKKIIENSENYQPGLSIDCVIFGFHDNQLKVLLIKTSFDDKWSLPGGFIPLEEDIDTAAVTVLKERTGMQGIFLRQFATFGRVNRYDQDFGNAVLDHYDIPREEGKWLLQRFITIGYYALIDFLKAVPQKENSQEIIEWIDHKEVPELILDHREILDKALTTLRIELNLMPVGYNLLPEKFTIPQLQKLYETILDRKLDRRNFLRKITNIGILKKLDEKKSNVAHKAPNLYTFDTDKYKEVLKNGLNQGW